A window of Methanolobus sediminis contains these coding sequences:
- a CDS encoding RAD55 family ATPase has product MSSETRIPTGIAGLDRVIEGGVRDKSTLLVVGSSGTGKSTFAMQYLNYGLEHGENGLYISMEEPPEQIMREAKMLGFNLDKYYEKELFFFHSKGKDFVKLVDEQLPALVEANKNYAVKTRVIIDPLTPLIWAIQDKQEQREIITKLFYTLKQLGPVLITTEEHAAPGETIGEDVLIPIYMSDGAVHLTYRPIGGAFNRALEIVKMRATRHGEEVYPYIFVRGVGVVVRTTPLISAEDIHKYDDVFDKAIRTAADIGASERMLERLVYVKENWSYPFSPKETLQIFFESQGLNDAVTKEELEKRKKIEASSPQSQLDIAELSGGTLQVDDNVVMPDFQEEAFDSDEESLIEIDSLSELEELIR; this is encoded by the coding sequence ATGAGCAGCGAAACACGAATACCAACCGGAATTGCAGGTCTTGACAGAGTAATTGAAGGTGGTGTACGCGATAAGTCCACCCTTCTGGTCGTAGGTTCCAGTGGTACCGGAAAATCAACCTTTGCAATGCAGTATCTGAATTATGGTCTTGAGCATGGAGAGAACGGTCTCTACATCAGTATGGAAGAACCACCTGAGCAGATCATGCGTGAAGCAAAGATGCTTGGATTTAACCTTGATAAGTATTATGAAAAAGAATTATTCTTCTTCCATTCAAAAGGAAAGGATTTCGTCAAACTCGTAGACGAGCAGCTTCCGGCCCTTGTGGAAGCAAATAAGAATTATGCTGTAAAGACGCGTGTGATAATCGATCCTTTGACTCCGCTTATTTGGGCGATACAGGATAAACAGGAGCAGCGTGAGATCATCACAAAACTGTTCTATACACTAAAGCAGCTTGGTCCTGTTCTTATCACTACAGAAGAACACGCAGCACCAGGTGAGACCATTGGAGAGGATGTGCTGATTCCTATCTACATGTCAGACGGTGCAGTACACCTGACATACAGGCCTATTGGTGGAGCATTTAACAGGGCACTTGAGATAGTCAAGATGCGTGCAACAAGACATGGTGAGGAAGTCTATCCATACATATTTGTTCGTGGTGTAGGTGTTGTTGTAAGAACTACTCCACTCATATCAGCTGAAGACATACACAAGTATGATGATGTCTTTGACAAAGCTATCAGGACAGCCGCTGACATTGGTGCCAGTGAGAGAATGCTTGAGCGCCTGGTATATGTCAAAGAGAATTGGTCATATCCGTTCTCTCCAAAGGAGACACTCCAGATATTCTTCGAATCTCAGGGTCTTAATGATGCAGTAACAAAAGAAGAGCTTGAAAAAAGAAAAAAAATAGAAGCAAGCTCTCCGCAGTCTCAGCTTGATATTGCTGAACTTTCAGGAGGTACACTTCAGGTTGATGATAACGTTGTCATGCCTGACTTCCAGGAAGAGGCATTTGATTCGGATGAAGAAAGTCTTATTGAAATAGACAGTCTGAGTGAGCTGGAAGAGCTTATCCGTTAA